One part of the Oncorhynchus kisutch isolate 150728-3 linkage group LG22, Okis_V2, whole genome shotgun sequence genome encodes these proteins:
- the LOC109867288 gene encoding CD9 antigen-like isoform X1 encodes MAALSGSEMCVKYLMFAFNLIFWLAGTGVLAIGLWLRFDPKTRGLFEGAESPHIFFTGVYILIIAGSFMMVVGFLGCCGAIQESPCMLGLFFFFLLIIFAIEVAAGIWGFSNQSKVVDDITQFYLETYQNYQNTSQDTLRETLRLIQTGLDCCGPTGSVGDFAKDTCPPRDGLDSLITKSCPDAIDEVFDSKLHIIGGVGITIGVIMVFGMIFSMLLCCAIRKSREIV; translated from the exons ctTGCAGGTACAGGAGTGTTGGCtatagggttgtggttgaggtttgacCCAAAGACCAGAGGGCTGTTTGAAGGAGCAGAATCTCCCCATATCTTCTTCACAG gTGTATATATCCTCATAATTGCAGGGTCATTCATGATGGTTGTTGGGTTCCTGGGATGCTGTGGAGCGATTCAGGAGTCACCGTGTATGCTGGGGCTG ttcttcttcttcctcctcatcaTATTCGCCATCGAGGTCGCTGCTGGAATCTGGGGGTTCTCCAACCAAAGCAAG GTGGTTGATGACATCACTCAGTTCTACTTGGAGACATATCAGAACTACCAGAACACTTCACAggacacactgagagagacactCCGTCTCATACAGACTGGG TTGGACTGCTGCGGACCAACAGGTTCCGTTGGGGACTTTGCCAAAGACACCTGTCCCCCAAGAGATGGGCTGGACAGCCTCATCACCAAG AGCTGTCCTGATGCTATAGATGAAGTGTTTGACTCCAAGCTGCACATCATAGGAGGAGTGGGCATCACTATTGGAGTCAtcatg GTGTTTGGGATGATCTTCAGCATGCTGCTCTGCTGTGCCATTAGGAAGTCACGGGAGATCGTCTGA
- the LOC109867288 gene encoding CD9 antigen-like isoform X3, protein MAVFGGIRCVKYIMFIFNVFFWLAGTGVLAIGLWLRFDPKTRGLFEGAESPHIFFTGVYILIIAGSFMMVVGFLGCCGAIQESPCMLGLFFFFLLIIFAIEVAAGIWGFSNQSKVVDDITQFYLETYQNYQNTSQDTLRETLRLIQTGLDCCGPTGSVGDFAKDTCPPRDGLDSLITKSCPDAIDEVFDSKLHIIGGVGITIGVIMVFGMIFSMLLCCAIRKSREIV, encoded by the exons ctTGCAGGTACAGGAGTGTTGGCtatagggttgtggttgaggtttgacCCAAAGACCAGAGGGCTGTTTGAAGGAGCAGAATCTCCCCATATCTTCTTCACAG gTGTATATATCCTCATAATTGCAGGGTCATTCATGATGGTTGTTGGGTTCCTGGGATGCTGTGGAGCGATTCAGGAGTCACCGTGTATGCTGGGGCTG ttcttcttcttcctcctcatcaTATTCGCCATCGAGGTCGCTGCTGGAATCTGGGGGTTCTCCAACCAAAGCAAG GTGGTTGATGACATCACTCAGTTCTACTTGGAGACATATCAGAACTACCAGAACACTTCACAggacacactgagagagacactCCGTCTCATACAGACTGGG TTGGACTGCTGCGGACCAACAGGTTCCGTTGGGGACTTTGCCAAAGACACCTGTCCCCCAAGAGATGGGCTGGACAGCCTCATCACCAAG AGCTGTCCTGATGCTATAGATGAAGTGTTTGACTCCAAGCTGCACATCATAGGAGGAGTGGGCATCACTATTGGAGTCAtcatg GTGTTTGGGATGATCTTCAGCATGCTGCTCTGCTGTGCCATTAGGAAGTCACGGGAGATCGTCTGA
- the LOC109867288 gene encoding CD9 antigen-like isoform X4, whose protein sequence is MAVFGGIRCVKYIMFIFNVFFWLAGTGVLAIGLWLRFDPKTRGLFEGAESPHIFFTGNAHTHTFTHAHTHKHAHTYIIKYHCRCSDGGVCVCVFLCVGVYILIIAGSFMMVVGFLGCCGAIQESPCMLGLFFFFLLIIFAIEVAAGIWGFSNQSKVVDDITQFYLETYQNYQNTSQDTLRETLRLIQTGLDCCGPTGSVGDFAKDTCPPRDGLDSLITKSCPDAIDEVFDSKLHIIGGVGITIGVIMVFGMIFSMLLCCAIRKSREIV, encoded by the exons ctTGCAGGTACAGGAGTGTTGGCtatagggttgtggttgaggtttgacCCAAAGACCAGAGGGCTGTTTGAAGGAGCAGAATCTCCCCATATCTTCTTCACAGGtaacgcacacactcacacatttacccacgcgcacacacacaagcatgcacacacatacattatcaaATATCACTGCAGGTGCTctgatggtggtgtgtgtgtgtgtgtttttttgtgtgtaggTGTATATATCCTCATAATTGCAGGGTCATTCATGATGGTTGTTGGGTTCCTGGGATGCTGTGGAGCGATTCAGGAGTCACCGTGTATGCTGGGGCTG ttcttcttcttcctcctcatcaTATTCGCCATCGAGGTCGCTGCTGGAATCTGGGGGTTCTCCAACCAAAGCAAG GTGGTTGATGACATCACTCAGTTCTACTTGGAGACATATCAGAACTACCAGAACACTTCACAggacacactgagagagacactCCGTCTCATACAGACTGGG TTGGACTGCTGCGGACCAACAGGTTCCGTTGGGGACTTTGCCAAAGACACCTGTCCCCCAAGAGATGGGCTGGACAGCCTCATCACCAAG AGCTGTCCTGATGCTATAGATGAAGTGTTTGACTCCAAGCTGCACATCATAGGAGGAGTGGGCATCACTATTGGAGTCAtcatg GTGTTTGGGATGATCTTCAGCATGCTGCTCTGCTGTGCCATTAGGAAGTCACGGGAGATCGTCTGA